In Labrys monachus, the genomic stretch CAATGCCGGTTTTCCGCCCTTCACCGTGATGTCCTGCGACAATCTGCGCAGCAATGGCGACACCACCCGCGCCATCGTGCTCGCCTTGGCGCGGGCGACCAATCCGGGCCTGGCCGACTGGATCGAGCGGGAAGGCGCCTTTCCCAACTCCATGGTCGACCGCATCGCCCCGCGCGTCAGCGCCGACGACCGGCGCATGGTCAACGGGTTCAGCGGCATCGAGGATGCGGTACCGGCGATCTGCGAGGTCTACACCAATTGGGTGATGGAGGACCGTTTCTGCAACGGCCGGCCGCCGTTCAAGCGGTTCGGCGTCACCATGCGCGACGATGTCGCCTTGTTCGAATCCATCAAGGGGCGGCTCTCCAACGCCGCCCATATGATGCTGTGCTATCCGGCGGTGCTGCTCGGTTACCGCCTGATCAACGAGGCGATGGGCGACCACCGGCTGGTGAAGCTGTTGCGGGACTTCTGGCGCATCGATGCCATCCCGCTGGTGACGCCGCCGGCCGGGGTGTCGCCCCACGACTTCACCGAGCAGGTGATCGAGCGCTTCGCCAACAAGGGCATCAACGACCAGGTGCTGCGCGTCGCCCATGACGGCGCCTCGAAGATCATGGTCTTCCATTCGAAGACGATCAGCCAATTGATCGCCGGGGGAGGGGCGCTCGACCGCGAGGCCTTCATGCTCGCCTGCTTCGCCCGCTATCTCTTCGGCCGGGACGGTCGCGGCCAGTCCTTCCCGGTGGACGAGCCGCAGCTGAGCGAGGAGGACTGGACGCTGGCGAGAAGCCGCGACCCGCTCGCCGTGCTGCGCCTGCACCCGTTCCGGGACCTGCATCTGGCCGAGAGCGGCGCCTTCCGGCAAGCCTTCGCCCGCTTCTCCCAGGCCATCGC encodes the following:
- a CDS encoding mannitol dehydrogenase family protein, which encodes MIELSERALDSLPPHVRVPRFDRRSLRAGIVHIGVGNFHRVHQALVIDDCLEERGNEGWAICGVGIVPGEAGRAKAATYRKQDYLYTVTEFAADGSARVRVVGAMINYLHAPGDPEAVLLRMSSPDTRIVSLTITEGGYDRDKVLAEHDPNGVPRTAFDFIVEALERRRNAGFPPFTVMSCDNLRSNGDTTRAIVLALARATNPGLADWIEREGAFPNSMVDRIAPRVSADDRRMVNGFSGIEDAVPAICEVYTNWVMEDRFCNGRPPFKRFGVTMRDDVALFESIKGRLSNAAHMMLCYPAVLLGYRLINEAMGDHRLVKLLRDFWRIDAIPLVTPPAGVSPHDFTEQVIERFANKGINDQVLRVAHDGASKIMVFHSKTISQLIAGGGALDREAFMLACFARYLFGRDGRGQSFPVDEPQLSEEDWTLARSRDPLAVLRLHPFRDLHLAESGAFRQAFARFSQAIAEKGVSRVLDELVA